From Primulina tabacum isolate GXHZ01 chromosome 2, ASM2559414v2, whole genome shotgun sequence, one genomic window encodes:
- the LOC142537834 gene encoding protein RGF1 INDUCIBLE TRANSCRIPTION FACTOR 1-like, whose translation MARQITRAGREEEVAAAAGAVELGGATAGAAPTWLLGLMAETFFYGCGVHQDRRKNEKNIFCLKCCQSFCPHCLPSHHPSHPLLQVRRYVYQDVIRLDDLEKLVDCSCIQPYTINSAKVIFLNQRAQSRSSSCKNLNGSGNTCFTCGRILQYPFNFCSLSCKVDHMVTRGEDLSSILFRFDESDFAISQFEGLHMDGSDHEGQITPISILEFRGSHYDKGNAANSEGEPSGLVRLNPKTKRGFMSLVSLSNRRKGAPHRSPLS comes from the exons ATGGCGCGACAAATTACCAGAGCAGGCCGGGAGGAGgaagttgctgctgctgctggagcGGTGGAATTAGGTGGTGCGACGGCGGGGGCGGCGCCTACATGGCTGCTAGGTCTGATGGCGGAGACATTCTTCTATGGTTGTGGGGTCCACCAGGATCGCAGGAAGAACGAGAAGAACATCTTCTGCCTCAAATGTTGCCAAAGCTTCTGCCCTCACTGCCTCCCTTCCCATCATCCCTCTCATCCTCTACTCCAg GTGAGGAGATATGTCTACCAAGATGTCATTAGATTGGACGACCTTGAAAAGCTCGTTGACTGCTCATGCATTCAG CCTTACACAATAAATAGTGCGAAAGTAATATTCTTGAATCAGAGAGCACAATCAAGATCATCATCTTGCAAGAATCTGAATGGTTCAGGCAACACTTGTTTCACCTGTGGCAGAATTCTTCAGTACCCTTTCAATTTCTGTTCCCTCTCATGCAAG GTGGATCACATGGTAACACGAGGCGAAGATTTGTCTAGCATTTTATTCAGGTTTGATGAATCTGATTTTGCCATCTCACAATTTGAAGGGCTGCATATGGATGGATCGGATCATGAAGGCCAAATAACTCCGATCTCCATTTTGGAATTCAGAGGCTCCCATTACGACAAGGGTAACGCCGCGAATTCGGAGGGAGAACCGTCAGGACTCGTGAGATTAAACCCCAAGACCAAAAGGGGATTCATGAGCTTGGTCTCATTGAGCAATAGAAGAAAAGGAGCCCCGCATAGGTCTCCTCTTTCTTGA